One window of the Zea mays cultivar B73 chromosome 3, Zm-B73-REFERENCE-NAM-5.0, whole genome shotgun sequence genome contains the following:
- the LOC103650118 gene encoding late embryogenesis abundant protein Lea5-D-like gives MERAASSCASLLAQRRCYSVAAVVVKGCGRKAVEKVAKRIMGKEVNTAAASGEKTPWVPDPVTGYYRPAGGAKEVDAAELRARLLTKRIAN, from the exons ATGGAGAGAGCTGCGTCAAGCTGCGCTAGCCTCCTAGCACAAAG GAGGTGCTACTCCGTGGCCGCGGTCGTGGTGAAGGGATGCGGGCGGAAGGCCGTGGAGAAGGTGGCCAAGCGCATCATGGGCAAGGAGGTGAACACCGCGGCTGCCTCCGGGGAGAAGACGCCGTGGGTGCCGGACCCAGTCACTGGCTACTACCGCCCGGCGGGTGGCGCCAAGGAGGTGGACGCGGCGGAGCTTCGCGCCAGGCTGCTCACCAAGAGGATCGCCAACTGA